CGCCCGTCGCCTCCGACACCGCCGCCACGATCGCCGCATACCAGGACAACACGGCGTCAGCCTCGACACCTCGCAGGCCGAGCGCTTCGGTGACGACCGCGACCGCGAGCGGACCGGCGAACTGTCGGCGCAGCTCCGCACCACCGGCCGGCCGGATCGCCGAGATCAACCGGTCGGCTTCTGTCTCGATAAGCCGGCTGAACGGCCCTCGGGCGTGCGCCGGGTAGAACCCGGACGCGAAAGCTCCACGGTGCCGGGCGTGGGCCGCGCCGTCCAGCGAGAGCATGCTCGGGCCGACCACCCGGGACGTGGAGAACCGGGGGTCATCGACGGTGAACGTGGCGGGATCGCGCAACACCCGCACCGTGAGGTCGTAGCGCGTGATCAGCCATCCGTTTAGCGCGGCCAGCCACGTCACCGGCTCGCGTGCCCGCAGCCGCGCCAGCAGCGGATGAGGGTCTTCGTCGAGCTCGCGCAAGGTCGCGGCTCGCCCGATCGGGAATTTCTCGATGATGGTGCTCGCGTCAGTACAGCGGCGACCACGCAGAAGTCCGCAGTAGCCGGCTCTCCCACTGATCGCGATACTTCAAGGCCTCGAACATGTAGCTGCCCGGCCCGCGCCGCTCGGCCGGCAGGTCGGTGGTCAGCAGGTGCACCAGCGCCGCGTAGTTGTCAGACGGGTCGATCTTCTGCCACAGCATGGCCTCGCGCCGTTTGTAGCTGCCGTGCGCAACCTGGAAGCACGCTTGGATGTCGAGCAACCGCCTGCCCCGCGGCGCCTGCGAGAGCGGCCGATAGTAGATCTCGTCCCAGGACCGGATATAGTCGTCCAACGGCGCATAGGGCCAGCCGGTGTCCTCCATGAACAAGCTCAATGGGTGTGTCGCCCCGTCAGTCGGCACCCTCGCCAAATCCACCTCCTGCAGCGGTGACCATTCGACCGGCAGCAAAATCTTGCCGGTCACCTGGTGGCGAAGGTTGTCCAGCTCGCGCATCAAGGGCGCCAGGTCCCCGGTTTGGGCGCGGCGGGCAAGGTGCTCCCAGGCCGCGCCGTCGGCGACGGCCGTAATGGTGACGACGTTGTAGGACACCCCGCTGCCGTGGGCGTGGTTGGTGTACCAGAGCAGCCGAGCATCGTCGGCCTCGGCCAGTGTGGGCATCCAGCCTTCCCGGTAAACGGTCTCGAATTCCTCCTCGCGCGCGCCGACGACCCGGTGGGTTTCGTGCAGGAACAACATGGCGACTCCTCGCGATTCAGGCTCGGCCTGCGATCAGCGCGGCCAGCTGGCGGCGGTTGACCTTGCCGGTCTCGGTGTATGGAATGCGGTCGACGATCACCAGCCGCTCGGGAAGCTTGAAATGAGCGATCAGCTCACGGCAGTGCGAGCGCAGGTCGTCCAGCGTCAGCGGCACGCGCGCCACCACGGCGGCCGCGACCCGTTGGCCCATTTCGTCGTCGGCGATCCCGGCCACGGCCACGTCGCTGACCGCGGGATGGGTGCGTATCGCGTCCTCGACCTCGGTCGGCCCGAACTTTTCTCCCCCGCGGTTGATTGTGTCGGTCAACCGGCCGGCGGGATAGATGTAGCCGTCGGGATCTTGGCGGGCGAGGTCGCCGGTACGCAGCCAGCCGCCCGTGACGTTTTGGCTTGTGTTGACCCATATTTCGCCGACCGTCCCCGTCTCGACGTCCATGCCCGTGTCCGGGTCGACCACCCGCACCTCAACTCCGGGGAGTGGCCGGCCCACCGAGCCCACCCGGTTGGGGTCACGGTGATCCTCAGGTGACAGCGTCGTGTAGGCGCCCAGGGTTTCTGTTTGCCCAAAAACGTTGGCAAAAGCCACATTCGGCAGTGCTGCCATGGCTCGTCGCACCAGCGCGACCGGCGCGGCGGCCGCCCCGTACGCGATGGCCACCAGTGAACTGAGGTCGGTTCGGCCGAAGTCGGGGTGGTCGAGGATCCGCTGCAACATCGTCGGCACCAAAAACACGCTGCTCACCCGGTGCGCTTGCACCAGGCGCAGCCAGTCTCCGGCATCGAATCGGTCCTGCACCACCGTGGTGTGGCCCGAGTACAGGCTGCCCAGCATGCCCAGCGCGCCGCCGACATGGAAGAACGGCACGCACATCATGCTGACCGCAGGGGGCGCTCCGGGCCGAAAAGGTGCGCTGAATCCGGTGATTCGCGCCCCCAGCTGCGCGTGGGTGATGCCGATCGCCTTCGGTAGCCCGGTCGTGCCGCTGGTGAACAAGACCAAAGCCTCACAGTGATCGACATCTTGGGCGGGTGGCGCGGCAACACGGCCCTCGCTCAACAGGTCGGCTGCGGTCAGCGCCTTGGAAGCGCCCGCCCGAGAGAGCCGAACGGCGTACTCCTCCCCCGCCACACCCACGTCTGCGCACCCGGCATGGTGCAGCAGCACCTGCAGCTCCGACGGTGTCAGGGCAGGGTTCATCAGAGCGGCTGCCGCGCCGATGCGCGCCGCAGCCAGCATCGACGAGATCGACAGCAGGCTTCCCACATCCACAACCGCGACACGCCGGCCGGCAAGGCCCTCGGCGGCCAGCCCAGCGGCGCAGCACTGCACGCTGGTCGCCAGCTCGGCGTAGCTGACGACACGCCCGCCGAGGATCAGCGCGGCGCGACCGGGGTCCCCAGCCGCAGGGGCGTCGAGGATCGTGCCGATATTCATGCGCTCAGTACAAGGGCGACCATGACGAGGTCCGCAGGAGCCTGCTGGTCCACTGATCGCGCAGGTCCAGCGCGTCGTGCATCCAGGTTCCCGGCGCGCGCTGCTCCGGCGGAATCTCGGTGCGCAGCAGGCGAAGCAACGCGTCGGGCTGGTTGATGCGCTGCATCAGCGCGACCTCCCGGCGCACGTGACTGCCCAGGGCCGGTTGGAAGGCAGCCTCAATGGTGAGCAACGCCGTCGGCCGGTCGAGGCTCTTGGCGTACACCTCGCCGCAGCGCTCGATGTATTCGGCGAATTTGTCCTCGTAGGGCCACATGGTGTCTTCCATGTACAGCGTCAGCTCGTGCTCGCGACCATCAGCGGGGACCTGCTCGAACGGCACGTGCTGAAGGGGCGACCACGGCAGCGGCATCAGCAGCTTGGCGTCGACTTCGTAGCGCAGTTCGTCCAGCTCGCGCATCCACTGTCGCAGATCGCCCTTCTGGATCCGGAGCGCCAGCCGCTCCCAGGCTGCTCCGTCGCGAACGGCGGTAATGGTGACGACGGTGTAGGACGGGCCACTGCCGTGCGCGTGATTCGCGTACCACAACAACCGCGCGTCATCGCCCGCGGCGAGCAGCGGCATCCAGCCTTCGCGGAAGGCGGCCTCGAAGTCGTCTTCGGCGCGCCCGCGCACCTTATGCACCTCGTGCATGAACAGCATGCCGAGACCTCCCAAAAGCGGGCCGCGCCGCGCGCCCGCGCTTTCCGCACGTTATTCCGCCGGACCTGTCGTGTCCACGGCCGTTCGGCAACACACAGATCTGGACAGCGACGGCGGGAATCTGATTTGCTCAGACGGCACCCGGTTCACCTGCAGGAAGTCGCCCATGGCCCGAATCGACGTCCCCGACGGCCCCGGCGGGGAGGCTGCGATGGTCTGGACGTTGCGACCACAGCTGGCCGACATGGTCGAGCGGATGATCAAGGGCGCCTACCAGCAGAGCATCCTGCCGGTCGAGGAACGCGAACTGGCCAGGATGCGCATCGCACAGCTCAACGACTGTGTTGCCTGCTCGGGCTTTCGCGCACCGTCGGTGCTTGAAGCCGGCGTCGCTGCCGAGCTCTACGAGAACGTTGCCGACTATCCCACCTACCCGGGTTATACGCCGCGGCAACGCCTTGCCATCGAGTACGCTGAGCGTTTCGCCACCGACCATGCCTCGATCGCGGACGCGTTCATGGACCGGATGCGCGAGCTGTTCACCGATGCCGAGATTCTCGACCTGACGTTGTGCGTGGCGGTGTTCCTCGGTCTTGGCCGCACCTTGACAGTCCTCGGCATCGACCAGTCCTGCGCGATCGACGTGTGAGCGACACGTGGACATCGCCTCGGTCGACGAATTGCTGACCACTACGCGGGCAGTGCGCAAACGCCTCGATGTGACGAGACCCGTCCCACGCGAGGTGATCTTGGATTGCGTGCGCCTGGCCATGCAAGCGCCCACGGCGAGCAACGCCCAGGACTGGCGGTGGTTGGTGGTCACCGCCGCCGACAAGCGCGCCGCGATTGCGGAGATATACCGAAGCGTCGGCGGCGAGTACCTCGCCCATGCCGCGGACACCGAAGCCGACCCGCAGACCCGCCGCGTCTATCGCAGCGCGCTGGCCCTTACCGAGATGCTGGCTCAGGTGCCCGTGCACGTCATTCCGTGTCTACGGCGTCGCTTTGACGAAACCGACCGGCTGGTCGCCGCGTCAGCGTGGGCGTCGATCATCCCGGCCGCGTGGAGCTTCCTGCTGGCCCTTCGCTCCCGCGGCTTGGGATCTGTCTGGACGACAATGCATTTGGCCAAAGAGCAACAAGTGGCCGAGTTGCTTGACATACCCGCCACGGTCACCCAGGTCGCGCTGTTCCCGGTTGCATACACGATCGGCACCGACTTTCGGCCCGCATCACGGCCACCCCCGCAGACCGTCACCTTTTGGAACACCTGGGGAGAACACTGATGCGCTCATACACCGTGCGATTCCACGTCGATGCGCCGCCGGACAAAGTGTGGCGCGTGCTGCACCCGCCGGCGCCGCCGAACTCCCCGCGGCCACGGGTCCTCAAGTGGCCCACCGGCAGCATGGAGATTTTGCACGAGGGCGACGAAGCCGGTGAGGGCTTGGTCCGGACATGCGTGTTCGCTGTACCGAAGTACTTGCTGTCGGGCGGCAAGGGCCGGTCGTTTGAGACCGTGACCGAGGCGAAGCTCAACAAGCTCTCCCGCTATGTGGCGATGGGAAAGCCGCTGTGGTCGCGTGCGGAGGGCTACCACGAGTTGGAGGAACAGCCCGACGGCACCACGGTGCTGACGTTCCATGAGGACTATCACGCGTATAACCCGGTGCTGCGTTTGCTTTTCGAGCGACTGGTGCATGGGCGAATCTCGCGCGACAACCTTGAGACCTACCAGCATGCGCTTAGCTACGCCGGCCGGGTACGGCGCCTCGCCTAGCGCCGGATCGTCGGATCATGCCGAAAGTGCATTCTTAGCAAAGTATTAAGCACCGCTGCCGGTCACCTTAGAATCGCTGCCTACCGTTCGAATTGTCGGGTTGAGGGGTCGCTCAACCAAACAGCTCAGCAACAATTGCGAGAAGTGAGGCAGGGCATGACCGGTTCGACTAAGACGGTGGCTGACCTCACGCCTCGTCGCCGCAACCCCGTAATCGACTGCGGCGGTGCCCGGATCAGGGCTCAGCAGCGTCATCTGGCCACTGTGGTGACGATCAGCGGCGTCATCGACGCTGCAAACGTCGATCGCGTCAGCGATTCCAGCAGACGTTTCATCCTCGCGGACAGTCCATTCATCCTGGATCTCAGTGGCGTGGATTGCCTGGCAGCGCAAGCTGTTTTCCTCTTGCATCGCGTCGATCACGATTGCTGCGCCGCCCGAGTGGAATGGGCTCTGGTGCCCAGCCATGCAGTACGGCAAGCGCTGTGGATCACCAACGACGATGGTGTTTTTCCTGTCGTGGACTCGGTGCACGAGGCCCTCCGATACTTCGCCGACGCCATCGTCACGCGCCGTCGCTTGCTCCTGCCGCTGCTCACCAAATCCGCATAGCACCCGACGCGCCGACCGCGTACGCTGCTGTGGCATGGGGCTGAAGAAAGCAGCGATCGTCGTGGCCGGTGCTGTCCTGATGGGCTGCGCCGGATCCACCGGCTTTGCCGGCGCCGCCCCTCCGACGCCGTCGCCGCCCGCACCGCCGACACCCCACGCGCAGCCTGGGCATTCTTCGCGACCCGGACCGCCAGCGCCTACGGTGCCGCCTGGGTCGCCGACCCAGACACCGCCCGGACCCAAGACGGTCATCGACCACGACGGGACCTTTGCGGTCGGAACGGACATCCTGCCGGGCACCTACACCTCGGCGGGACCGGTGCAGGGTCGCACCTGCTATTGGAAACGAACCAACGGCAGCGACATCATCGACAACGCGATGACCAAAAAGCCCCAGGTGGTGCAGATCGAGCCGACCGACAAGGCGTTCAAGACCGACGGCTGCCAGCCCTGGCAGAAGAACGATGCGGCAACCGTAGACCCCGGCAAGTCCCCCGCAGAAGCCAAAGTCCAGCTGGACATCCTCAACGGCATTGCCAGCCAGCACGGCGCGGATCAACCACCCAAGCCCTGACTACGGCCGCTTGCATCCGATCACGCGAACCCTCAACGTCGCAATCTTTGGGGGATGCGGCCGGTCTGCCACGCCGAGGCCTAGGTGGTCGCCGCTTCGGCCTCTTGGCCGGCGCCGTTAGCGGCCAGTGAGTCATCCCACCCGTTCAACTGCGCCTCCGCTGGCTGAGGCTGCTCGACGTCGTCCGGCCCGGTTATCGCGCGGAGCGTTGCGATGAGCTCCTTGACCTTTTCCGCTTCGTAGTCGGTGGGTGTGGCGCCGGCCTCGAGAGCGTCGGGAAGGTCCGGCCGAAGCCCGACACCGTTTGCCGCCTCCTGCGCCGATAGTTTGGCGCGAATGCGTGCAGCGTAGAGCTGTTGACCCAAACTCGCTCCTGGCGCTGCGGCGGCGCGCGCCATCAGATCGTCGTAGCGTCTACGGACTTCGCTGAGCGCCACGATCACTGCCGATGTCGACCTGCTGTGGCTGGCTGCGTCGGTTAATGCCGCGCGCAGTTTACGAAGACCGGAAAGAACCACGTCGGCCCGCTTCTGGAATTTCTTGTCCTCGGGGAAGGGCAAAGAATCGATCGCGGCCCGGTACATGTGCATCGCCGCTTCGGCGACATCGACAATCACTTGCGCTTCGCCATTGTTTGGATCGAATTCACCCATGGCTCCTCAATTCTGTGGTGGTGCAGCTCAGTTAGCCGGTCCGCCGTGTTCTTCCGTCACTGCGACGGTTGAATGCATCGGGTAACCGGTGCGATGCACATTACATCGAATTAGTTGCACTCACCGCACCGGTCCCGGCGTCAGGCCAACGCCAACACCGTCCCGTTGCACGCGATGGGCCGATGGCGATCCGCCCAATGGGGGCCTCAGACCGGTGTGCTGTGCGAGATTTGAGTGCCGGACTCCCATTCCGGCCAGGCGTTGTTGAGGATTTTTTCGACCATATCCTCGCGGATGAACGACTCGTCGTAGTGTGCGAGCACGTCGGCGTTCATGGTGCCGAACGTGGTGGCCGGCCGATGCCGCATACCGTTGGTGAAGGCCTGCAAGATGCGTCGTTTGAAATCAGGCCGCGGGTGTGCGGCGGTGACGGCCGCCAGCGCCTCGGGTGACAGATCGTCGCGACCGATGCCGACCACGTCGGTCTCGACACCGGCGGTCACCAAAGCAATTTCCGGTTCGAGGAACTCCGGCACACCGGGAGTGGTATGCAATGCGATGCCAAGCCACACCCTGCGGGCGTCCGTCTCATCGACACCGCGGGCGAGCAGAAAGTCGCGGGCCGCATTAGCGCCGTCAACCTCGAAGCGCAGCGTCGACGTGCGGTAGCGCTCGGTCAATCCCAGGTCGTGGAACATCGCGCCCACGTACAGCAGTTCCAGGTCGGGCTGCAGCCCACGCCGCTGCCCTTGCAGCGCGCCGAACAGAAACACCCGGCGGGAATGGTGAAACAGCAGGTCGTCTTCGGCGTCGCGGATGAAATCGGTCACCTCACGCACCAACGGCGTGTCCGGGATAACGACGCCGGCGATGCTCTCAGTCGTTGAGCTACTCACGGGATGCGGCTCCCTTCGCTGGGCACTGTGTGGTCAGTCTGGGCTGACCAGGGTGTCGCTCGACGGTGTCGGATCGGTCATCTTCCCCACAAATTGCGACAAAATGGTCGAGTGACCGGCCAGAGAGCCAGAGCGCGCGTGGTGGTGATCGTCGTCTTCGACGGGGTGACGCTGTTGGACGTTGCCGGTCCGGCCGAGGTTTTCGTCGAAGCCAACCGATTCGGCGCCAACTACCGTATCGAGATCGCATCTGTTGACGGTCGTGACGTGACTACTTCGATTGGGACGGATTTAGCTGTCACACAACGTATCTCGTCAATCGAGTCTGCTGACACGATCATGGTCGCCGGTGGTGACAACCTGGTCGGGCAGCCGATAGAGCCAGCCCTTGTCGAAGCGGTCAGGTCCGTGCCAAAGCGAACCCGACGCCTGGCGTCCATTTGCACCGGGTCATTCATCCTCGCCCAGGCCGGGCTGCTCAGCGGCCGGCGCGCGACCACGCATTGGAGAGATGCGCGGCTGTTCGCCCGGGCCTTCCCCGATATCACTGTGGAGTCGGACGCTATTTTTGTCCGCGACGGCGATGTCTTCACCTCAGCCGGGGTTTCGGCGGGTATCGACCTTGCGCTGGCCCTGGTCGAGCAGGATTACGGGACTCAGCTGGTTCGCGACGTGGCGCGGTCGCTGGTCGTGTATCTGAAACGCGCCGGGGGGCAGTCGCAATTCTCGGTGCTCGTCGAGAAGGATCCGCCGCCAGACTCTGCGCTGCGCCCGGTGACGGATGCGATCGCAGCCGACCCCGGCGCCAACCACAGCGTCAAACATCTTGCGGCGCACGCATCGTTGAGTACACGGCAGCTGACGCGGCTGTTCCAGTCCGAGCTCGGGACCACCCCGGCGCGCTACGTCGAAATGGTACGCATCGACGCTGCGCGCGCCGCGCTGGATGCTGGCCGCAGCGTCGCCGAGACCGCACGCCTTGCCGGCTTCGGCAGCCCGGAAACCCTCAGGCGGGTTTTCATCAACCATCTGGGCGTCTCACCGAAGACCTACCGCGACCGATTCCGCACCGCAGCAAGCTGAGCGACGCGTTAACGACGTTGCATTGCGACTAATCCGGCGACAGCGAGATCGGTGCGCGCAGGATCGACCTACCACAGCGGAATATCGCTACCATGCTCGGATTTCGGTCGCGGCCCAAAGTAGCGACGCTCTGACTCGTCTATCGCGATGTCGTTGATGCTGGCCTCGCGTCGCGACATCAAACCTGACGGAGCGAACTCCCACAACTCGTTGCCATAACTGCGGTACCACTGGCCTTCGGTGTCATGCCATTCGTATTGGAATCTCACCGCGATTCGATTGTCTCGGAACGCCCAGAGGCTCTTGCGCAGTGCATAATCCAATTCGCGCTGCCACTTGCGAGTCAAGAATTCCACGATCTGATCGTGGCCGATGATGTGCTCGTCGCGGTTGCGCCAGTGCGAGTCAGCGGTGTAAGACGCTGCGACAAGCTCGGGATTGCGAGTGTTCCAGGCGTCCTCTGCAGCCTGGGTTTTCTGGATTGCGGATTCAAGATCGAACGGGGGAAGTGGTGGGCGGCTCTCGGACATTTGCATTACCTCCCGCAGTTGTACGTTTGCCGGTTGCCCGCTCCAGTCTGGAAGCATGGCGACGACGCTGCCAACACGGCGGGCGCGGGCCGATAGCAACCTCGATTGCCGAGTTACGCGTTCACCCGGCGATGCTTCCGCCACCGTCGACCCGGATGATTTGACCGGTGATGTATCCGGCGTCGTCGTCAAGGAGGAAACGGATCGCGTGGGCGATTTCAGCCGGGGTACCGACCCTTTGCAGCGGAATGCTCTGCAAAAGCCGAGCTTCGCGCTCTGACCCACCGGGCTGCGTTGCCGGTACATCTCGGTTTCGGTGGGACCCGGCGCGACTGCGTTCACGGTGATGCCGGTCGAGGCCAGTTCGTTGGCCCAGATGCGGGTGCAGGTCTCCAGCGCGGCCTTGGCTGCCGCATACGGCGTTCGTTCCGGAGTGCCCAGCGTGGTCAATGTCGTGACGTAGACGATGCGGCCCCATCCCTGGGCGCGCATGCCCGGCAGCGCGGCCAACACGACCTGCACTGCGGTACGCACTCAAGTCATAGGTGTCGAACAGGTGATCTAATTCGATCGAGCCGATGACGCCGAAGCGCGCGAATCCTACGTTGTTGACGACGGCACCGACGGCGGCCTCAACGACGATGTGTTCCAGCGTCACCGTGGTCGCGGCCCGATCGGCAACGTCGACCTCGTGAAAACGGTCCCGGAAAATCCGCCGGTGCACTCCGGGCCAGGCCAACCGGCTCATAGCCATCGGCGGCCAGTCGGTCGGCCACTGCCCGACCGATGCCCTTCGACGCACCCGTGATCAACACGTGTCGCGATCCCATTAGTGCTTCCCTTCGAGATCAACCGTGGGGTCGGCTGGATGACACTCTCGCATTGATGGAGGAACCCGGGGTGTGGCGGATCAGCCGTGTTTCCCACAGAAAACGACACGGCGGGCGCTCGCGGATGTTTGACTGTCCTGGCAACGGATCGCGACTGCACAGCCGAAGGACGCGGTGAGTATCGACTACGTGCGCGACGGCCGCATCGTCACCATCACCATCAACCGGCCCGAGACGCGTAACGCCTTGGACATGGAGCACTTCCGGGACCTGGCCCACGCGTGGGCGACTTTTCGTGACGACGCCAACGCATGGGTCGCCGTCATCACCGGTGTCGGCCGGGATTTCTGTATCGGGGCCGATCTGAAGACGTTCATCCCGGAGTTGACCGGCGAGCTGCCGCAACCCGACGGCTGGGACGCGACCGACGCGATTCACGCTGTCTTGCACAGGTTTCCGGTGTACAAGCCGATCGTCGCCGCAGTGAACGGCACGTGTGTCGCCGGAGGATTCGAGATGTTGACCTGCACCGATATTCGCGTCGCCGTGCCCGAGGCCCGGTTTGCGGTGATGGAACCGAAGCGAGGGCTGTTTGCCGGCGGCGGCAGCACGGTGCGGCTGCCGCGCCAGATCCCCTACGCGCTCGCGATGGAGCTACTGCTGACCGCCGACATGGTGGACGCCGATCGCGCGCTCGCCATGGGTCTGATCAACAAGGTGGTGTCGGCCGACCGCTTGATGGACACGGCCTACGACTATGCCGAGCACATCGCGACCAACGCGCCGCTCGCCGTTTTTGCCACCAAGCAGTCAGCCGTCGAGGGGCTGGCGCTCGACCTGCAATCCGCATACGACAACGAGACCCGGCACAGCGACCGCGTTTTCGCCACCGAGGACGCCAAGGAAGGTCCACGCGCCTTCGCCGAGAAGCGGCCGCCCCGATGGCAGGCACGCTGAAATCAGTTGAGCCCGTAAAAGCGCTGCGCGTTGAGCCCGCCGATCTTCGCCCGAGCTTCCTCGCTGATGTCGCTACGTGTGCGGAGATGTTTGGTGCTTTCCGGCCATTCACCGTCCCAGTGCGGGTAGTCGCTGGCGAACATGATGAAGTCCGCGCCGAGCACGTCGATAACCCCGGGCAGGATTGGTTCTTCCGGTTCGCATGTCACCCAGATGTTGCCGGCCTGCAGGTACTCCTGCGGATCACGCCGCCACCCGTGCTCGATCCAGTCTCCCCGCTTCTCGTAATGCTCGTGCAGACGGTCGATGAAGAACGGCACCCAGCCCACACCGGCCTCTAAAAACGCCACCCGCAGCCGGGGATGACGATCGAATACCCCTCCCGAAACCAGCGCCGTCATCGCCGTCATCTGGTCGAACGGGAAGCTGATGCAATGCACCTGGATGTAGTTCGTGAAACGGTCGACGCCGATCTTCGGCAGATGGATACCGGGCGCACCGTGAATGCCCAGCGGCATCTCCAGCTCCTCGGCGGCGGCGTAGAACGGGTCGAGGTCTGGATGATCCAGGTTGCGGGTCTTCAGCGCGGGCGGCACCAGAGTCGCCACCAACCCGAGCTCCTTAGCCTCCCGCATGACGTCGATCGCCACTTGTCCGTGTTCGATCGGCGTCACGGCGACGCCGCGCAGCCGCCCTGCGACGGCGCGCAGTAGTCGGCGATCCACTGGTTGTACAGCCGCGCAAACCCCGCGGCGAACTCCGGATCCTCCAGGCTGGGGGTGCATAGACCCAGGCTCGGATACAACACCATTGTGTCGATGTGGTCGCGGTCGGCGTCGGTGAGCACACCTTCAGTCGACCGGCAGTGGATGTCGGCCGCCTTGCTGATCCCGTGCTCGGGCGGACAACCGGCGCCCGGCCCGCGGTCTTCGGGATATCGACGACCTTCGATGACCAACCTCGGCGTGCCGTCACCACTGGGGTGGACGTATTGCGGCCAGCGCTTGATGGCTTCGACGGCAAGCGTGGGGTTTTCGGCGACGTGTCCGTCGGCATCGATGATTCGCATCGGTTATCCCTGTCGAATTTTCGAGCGTGCAGATGAGTATCTACCAGTCGAAACAGTAACGGGGTGATAAGCAGAAGTCACCGAGCCCAGCCAAATCGCACTGCCACCGACCCGAAGGACCAAGCCAGGATGCCAAATCAGCAGCTACCCCGGGCAGGTAGCCGGTGAGTTCGCGCCTTTTGCCCGTGCTGGCCGCCGTGGTCGTGCTGGCCGCGAGCTGTTCGCATCCGGCGGGTCCGGTTGATGGCACGGCCACTTCGTCAACATCGTCAACGAAGGTCGCGGGATCGAGCAAACCGGCTCCGCCGCGCGCAGGACCGTCCCCGCCCGAGCGCCGCAACGTGTACGCCAGCCCCGGCCGGGGCATTTTCGCCGCCGGTGTGAGCGCCGACCGCCCGCTGGTGTATGTGCCGCACAACCGCTCCGGCGACGTGTGGGAGATCGACCCCGTGACCTATGAGGTGGTCGCGAAATACCCTGTGGGCCGCGAGATTCAGCATGTCGTGCCCGCGCACGACATGCGTACCCTGTACGCCACCGACGACGTCGGCAATCAGATGCTGGCGCTCGACCCGCGCACCGGGCAGCCGGGCGTCAACATCCCGATCCTGGACCCGTACAATCTGTACTTCACGCCCGACGGCCGGTTCGCCATCTCGGTCGCCGAGCGGTTGCGCTCGCTGATCTGGTATAGCCCGGTCACCTGGCAGCTGCTTGACAAGACCCCCATCCCCGAATGTGCGGGCATCAACCACGCCGACTTCTCCGTCGACGGTCACACCGCGGTCTTCAGCTGTGAATTCGCCGGGCGCGTGGCGGTGGTCGACGTCGGCACGCACCGGATGCTGCGCACCGTTGACATGCCGACACGCCATACCCACATGGGCCCACAGGACATCCGGCTCGCCCCCGACGGTTCGGCCTACTACATCGCCGACTGCGACGCCGGCGGGGTGTGGGTACTTGACGGCGGTGCCAACCAGGTCCAGCGGTTCATCGCCACCGGCGCGTGTGCCCACGGGCTGTTCTTTTCCCGGGACGCCACCCGGCTTTTCGTGACTAACCGGTCAGACGGATCAATCTCCGTCCTTGACGCCTACACCGGTGCCCAGATCACATTGTGGCGCCTTCCCGGCGGTGGCAGCCCCGACATGGGCAACATCACCGCCGATGGGAGCCGACTCTGGGTTTCCGGCCGCTACAACAATGTCGTCTATGTGGTCTCTACGACCGACGGAACATTGCTGCACAC
This Mycobacterium xenopi DNA region includes the following protein-coding sequences:
- a CDS encoding class I adenylate-forming enzyme family protein, producing MNIGTILDAPAAGDPGRAALILGGRVVSYAELATSVQCCAAGLAAEGLAGRRVAVVDVGSLLSISSMLAAARIGAAAALMNPALTPSELQVLLHHAGCADVGVAGEEYAVRLSRAGASKALTAADLLSEGRVAAPPAQDVDHCEALVLFTSGTTGLPKAIGITHAQLGARITGFSAPFRPGAPPAVSMMCVPFFHVGGALGMLGSLYSGHTTVVQDRFDAGDWLRLVQAHRVSSVFLVPTMLQRILDHPDFGRTDLSSLVAIAYGAAAAPVALVRRAMAALPNVAFANVFGQTETLGAYTTLSPEDHRDPNRVGSVGRPLPGVEVRVVDPDTGMDVETGTVGEIWVNTSQNVTGGWLRTGDLARQDPDGYIYPAGRLTDTINRGGEKFGPTEVEDAIRTHPAVSDVAVAGIADDEMGQRVAAAVVARVPLTLDDLRSHCRELIAHFKLPERLVIVDRIPYTETGKVNRRQLAALIAGRA
- a CDS encoding carboxymuconolactone decarboxylase family protein, with the protein product MARIDVPDGPGGEAAMVWTLRPQLADMVERMIKGAYQQSILPVEERELARMRIAQLNDCVACSGFRAPSVLEAGVAAELYENVADYPTYPGYTPRQRLAIEYAERFATDHASIADAFMDRMRELFTDAEILDLTLCVAVFLGLGRTLTVLGIDQSCAIDV
- a CDS encoding nitroreductase family protein; this encodes MDIASVDELLTTTRAVRKRLDVTRPVPREVILDCVRLAMQAPTASNAQDWRWLVVTAADKRAAIAEIYRSVGGEYLAHAADTEADPQTRRVYRSALALTEMLAQVPVHVIPCLRRRFDETDRLVAASAWASIIPAAWSFLLALRSRGLGSVWTTMHLAKEQQVAELLDIPATVTQVALFPVAYTIGTDFRPASRPPPQTVTFWNTWGEH
- a CDS encoding SRPBCC family protein, whose translation is MRSYTVRFHVDAPPDKVWRVLHPPAPPNSPRPRVLKWPTGSMEILHEGDEAGEGLVRTCVFAVPKYLLSGGKGRSFETVTEAKLNKLSRYVAMGKPLWSRAEGYHELEEQPDGTTVLTFHEDYHAYNPVLRLLFERLVHGRISRDNLETYQHALSYAGRVRRLA
- a CDS encoding STAS domain-containing protein, whose product is MTGSTKTVADLTPRRRNPVIDCGGARIRAQQRHLATVVTISGVIDAANVDRVSDSSRRFILADSPFILDLSGVDCLAAQAVFLLHRVDHDCCAARVEWALVPSHAVRQALWITNDDGVFPVVDSVHEALRYFADAIVTRRRLLLPLLTKSA
- a CDS encoding forkhead-associated protein yields the protein MGEFDPNNGEAQVIVDVAEAAMHMYRAAIDSLPFPEDKKFQKRADVVLSGLRKLRAALTDAASHSRSTSAVIVALSEVRRRYDDLMARAAAAPGASLGQQLYAARIRAKLSAQEAANGVGLRPDLPDALEAGATPTDYEAEKVKELIATLRAITGPDDVEQPQPAEAQLNGWDDSLAANGAGQEAEAATT
- a CDS encoding HD domain-containing protein, whose amino-acid sequence is MSSSTTESIAGVVIPDTPLVREVTDFIRDAEDDLLFHHSRRVFLFGALQGQRRGLQPDLELLYVGAMFHDLGLTERYRTSTLRFEVDGANAARDFLLARGVDETDARRVWLGIALHTTPGVPEFLEPEIALVTAGVETDVVGIGRDDLSPEALAAVTAAHPRPDFKRRILQAFTNGMRHRPATTFGTMNADVLAHYDESFIREDMVEKILNNAWPEWESGTQISHSTPV
- a CDS encoding GlxA family transcriptional regulator encodes the protein MVVIVVFDGVTLLDVAGPAEVFVEANRFGANYRIEIASVDGRDVTTSIGTDLAVTQRISSIESADTIMVAGGDNLVGQPIEPALVEAVRSVPKRTRRLASICTGSFILAQAGLLSGRRATTHWRDARLFARAFPDITVESDAIFVRDGDVFTSAGVSAGIDLALALVEQDYGTQLVRDVARSLVVYLKRAGGQSQFSVLVEKDPPPDSALRPVTDAIAADPGANHSVKHLAAHASLSTRQLTRLFQSELGTTPARYVEMVRIDAARAALDAGRSVAETARLAGFGSPETLRRVFINHLGVSPKTYRDRFRTAAS